The following proteins are encoded in a genomic region of Herpetosiphonaceae bacterium:
- a CDS encoding FAD-dependent oxidoreductase, with product MTYLQRKRRILILGGGYAGLIAAARSARAGSAEITLVNARPEFVQRIRLHEALAGSSPRTLALAPALARRGVRFVQGFVEQLQPDRQRVVGRDSAGNRLELGYDELIVALGSRTAAPTPDVAAHTVRLDDQAAAQAASEQIRQVARRGGRVLIVGAGLTGIETAAELAERFPTLRVGLTTNGRIGEGYSAEGEHYLRQRLARLGIEVWEQTPITGVEQGHAWTASGTVLPFDMCVWCGGFEAPPLAREAGLQVDSDGRVVVDAVLRAVDQPNIFAVGDAAAITVGGKTIRMACASALPMGGHVGDNIRRLLRGAELKPFDLGFAARCISLGRRDGLVQWTTLDDTARPKIWTQRRAVYSKELICRATYTIVAQELRLGIPLYHWVGSGKAQGEIGQAAGRAQEISA from the coding sequence ATGACGTACCTACAACGAAAACGACGTATTCTGATCCTCGGCGGAGGATATGCTGGTTTGATCGCGGCGGCACGGAGCGCGCGTGCCGGATCGGCGGAGATAACGCTGGTGAATGCGCGGCCTGAGTTCGTGCAGCGGATTCGGCTGCATGAGGCGCTGGCGGGCTCGTCGCCGCGCACGCTGGCGCTCGCGCCCGCGCTGGCACGGCGCGGCGTTCGGTTCGTGCAGGGGTTTGTGGAGCAGCTACAGCCCGACCGGCAGCGGGTCGTTGGGCGTGATAGCGCGGGCAATCGCCTTGAGCTAGGCTACGACGAGCTGATCGTCGCGCTTGGCAGCCGCACCGCCGCGCCTACGCCGGATGTTGCGGCGCACACGGTTCGGCTCGACGATCAGGCGGCAGCGCAGGCCGCGTCCGAGCAGATCCGGCAGGTCGCGCGGCGCGGCGGGCGGGTGCTGATCGTCGGCGCGGGCCTGACCGGCATCGAGACGGCGGCGGAGCTGGCCGAGCGCTTTCCGACGCTGCGTGTCGGCCTGACGACGAATGGGCGGATCGGCGAGGGCTACTCCGCTGAAGGCGAGCATTATCTCCGCCAGCGATTGGCGCGGCTGGGCATCGAGGTCTGGGAGCAGACCCCGATCACGGGCGTCGAGCAGGGCCATGCCTGGACGGCGAGCGGCACGGTGCTCCCCTTCGATATGTGTGTATGGTGCGGCGGCTTCGAGGCACCGCCGCTGGCGCGTGAGGCCGGTCTTCAGGTCGACAGCGATGGCCGGGTCGTGGTCGATGCGGTGCTGCGGGCCGTCGATCAGCCCAACATCTTCGCAGTTGGCGACGCCGCGGCGATCACCGTGGGGGGGAAAACGATCCGCATGGCCTGTGCGAGCGCGCTGCCGATGGGCGGGCATGTCGGCGACAATATCCGGCGGCTGCTGCGCGGCGCGGAGCTGAAGCCCTTCGACCTGGGCTTTGCCGCCCGCTGCATTAGCCTGGGGCGACGCGATGGGCTGGTGCAGTGGACCACCCTCGACGACACTGCGCGGCCCAAGATCTGGACCCAGCGCCGCGCGGTGTACAGCAAGGAGCTGATTTGTCGGGCGACCTATACGATCGTGGCGCAGGAGCTACGGCTTGGCATTCCGCTCTATCACTGGGTGGGCAGCGGCAAGGCTCAGGGGGAGATCGGCCAGGCTGCGGGCAGAGCACAGGAGATCTCGGCATGA